From Paenibacillus sp. PL2-23:
AGGTTTTTTTGATTCCCGTAATGCCCTCCAGCTTGGCCGCTTCATAGAAGTCTGACGGAATCTTGGACATTGCGGTCAGGAATAATACGAAATAAAAACCAACGTAATGCCATACTGTAGGAATCGCTACGGCTTTCAAAGCCATATTTTCGCTAAGCCAATTCACTTTATCAAAGCCCATATTCTGCAGAAGCGTGTTGAGCAGACCGAATTGGAAGTTGTAGAACAGCACGAACAGCAAGGCGATAGCTGTGCCGGAGATGACGACCGGGAAGAAGAACACCATCCGGAAGAAGCCTTTGCCCCATGTAATATTGTCGACGAATATAGCCAGCATAAGCGCAATGCCAACTTGAAAAATAATAACGTACGCCATCAGCTCAAGCGTGTTCAGCGTCGCGGCGCCCAGGAGATCGTCGGAGAACATCCGGACATAATTCTCGAAGCCCACCCACGTCTTGGTCGTAAAGCCTTTGGTGCGGAAGAAGCTGAGATACATACTCTTGAAGAACGGGTAGTACAGGAAGATGGACAGAAATGCCGCAGCCGGCAGCAGGAACAATACGATATATTTGCGATCGCCCTTCATCATTCATCACCTTTGATGTTTATTTTTCACGCAAGGCTCTGAAATGATGACGCCGCCCTTGAATCAGAGGGGCGGCGACTATCATTCGTTCCATTTGCGTTAGGCCTAATCGGTTATTTGGCTGCCGTCTCGATCGCTTTCGCTTCTTCCAGCGCTTCAGCAGGCGTTTTCTTGCCTGTGAC
This genomic window contains:
- a CDS encoding sugar ABC transporter permease; this encodes MMKGDRKYIVLFLLPAAAFLSIFLYYPFFKSMYLSFFRTKGFTTKTWVGFENYVRMFSDDLLGAATLNTLELMAYVIIFQVGIALMLAIFVDNITWGKGFFRMVFFFPVVISGTAIALLFVLFYNFQFGLLNTLLQNMGFDKVNWLSENMALKAVAIPTVWHYVGFYFVLFLTAMSKIPSDFYEAAKLEGITGIKKTFLLTIPLIMSDIKVVITLAITGTLKVFEFIFVLTRGQNDTEVLGTYMYKKALVDQNFGYGSTIAIYIVVFGVLLSLLANRLLKRDEISY